Proteins encoded in a region of the Balaenoptera ricei isolate mBalRic1 chromosome 19, mBalRic1.hap2, whole genome shotgun sequence genome:
- the LOC132354117 gene encoding acidic leucine-rich nuclear phosphoprotein 32 family member B-like isoform X1 — protein MDMKRRIHLELRNQTPAAVQELVLDNCKSNDGKIEGLMAEFVNLEFFSLINVALGFPGFISVSNLPKLPKLKELEPSDNRIFGGLDMLAEKLPNLTHLNLSGNKLKDISTLEPSKKLECPKSLDLFNCEVTNLNDYQESVFKLLPQLTYLDGYDREDSETPDSDAEVDADEDEDNEDEEEDDEGEDEDQEEEEDGEEEECDDEEDEDEDVEGEDEDKVSGEEEECGHDGEADEDEDEDEEEEEEESGKGEKRKRETDDEGEDD, from the exons ATGGACATGAAGAGGAGGATCCACCTGGAGCTGAGGAACCAGACCCCGGCAGCTGTTCAAGAACTTGTCCTGGACAATTGCAAATCaaatgatgggaaaattgagggcCTAATGGCTGAATTTGTGAACTTAGAGTTCTTCAGTTTAATAAATgtagctttgggcttccctg gcTTCATTTCAGTTTCAAATCTCCCCAAACTACCTAAATTGAAAGAGCTTGAGCCCAGTGACAACAGAATCTTTGGAGGTCTGGATATGTTAGCAGAAAAACTTCCAAATCTTACACATCTAAACTTAAGTGGAAATAAACTAAAAGATATCAGCACCCTGGAACCTTCGAAAAAGTTGGAATGTCCGAAGAGCCTGGATCTGTTTAACTGTGAGGTTACTAACCTGAATGACTACCAAGAGAGTGTCTTCAAGCTCCTGCCCCAGCTGACCTACCTGGATGGCTATGACCGAGAGGACAGTGAAACCCCTGACTCAGATGCCGAGGTGGATG CTGATGAAGATGAAGATAATGAGGATGAAGAAGAGGACGATGAAGGAGAAGATGaggaccaggaggaggaggaggatggtgaGGAAGAAGAGTGTGATGAtgaagaagatgaagatgaagatgtaGAAGGGGAGGATGAAGATAAAGTCAGTGGGGAGGAAGAAGAATGTGGACATGATGGAGAAgctgatgaagatgaagatgaggatgaggaggaagaagaggaagaaagcgGGAAaggtgagaagaggaagagagaaacagatgatgaaggagaagatgattaa
- the LOC132354117 gene encoding acidic leucine-rich nuclear phosphoprotein 32 family member B-like isoform X4, whose protein sequence is MDMKRRIHLELRNQTPAAVQELVLDNCKSNDGKIEGLMAEFVNLEFFSLINVALGFPGFISVSNLPKLPKLKELEPSDNRIFGGLDMLAEKLPNLTHLNLSGNKLKDISTLEPSKKLECPKSLDLFNCEVTNLNDYQESVFKLLPQLTYLDGYDREDSETPDSDAEVDGVDEEEEDGEEEECDDEEDEDEDVEGEDEDKVSGEEEECGHDGEADEDEDEDEEEEEEESGKGEKRKRETDDEGEDD, encoded by the exons ATGGACATGAAGAGGAGGATCCACCTGGAGCTGAGGAACCAGACCCCGGCAGCTGTTCAAGAACTTGTCCTGGACAATTGCAAATCaaatgatgggaaaattgagggcCTAATGGCTGAATTTGTGAACTTAGAGTTCTTCAGTTTAATAAATgtagctttgggcttccctg gcTTCATTTCAGTTTCAAATCTCCCCAAACTACCTAAATTGAAAGAGCTTGAGCCCAGTGACAACAGAATCTTTGGAGGTCTGGATATGTTAGCAGAAAAACTTCCAAATCTTACACATCTAAACTTAAGTGGAAATAAACTAAAAGATATCAGCACCCTGGAACCTTCGAAAAAGTTGGAATGTCCGAAGAGCCTGGATCTGTTTAACTGTGAGGTTACTAACCTGAATGACTACCAAGAGAGTGTCTTCAAGCTCCTGCCCCAGCTGACCTACCTGGATGGCTATGACCGAGAGGACAGTGAAACCCCTGACTCAGATGCCGAGGTGGATGGTGTGGAT gaggaggaggaggatggtgaGGAAGAAGAGTGTGATGAtgaagaagatgaagatgaagatgtaGAAGGGGAGGATGAAGATAAAGTCAGTGGGGAGGAAGAAGAATGTGGACATGATGGAGAAgctgatgaagatgaagatgaggatgaggaggaagaagaggaagaaagcgGGAAaggtgagaagaggaagagagaaacagatgatgaaggagaagatgattaa
- the LOC132354117 gene encoding acidic leucine-rich nuclear phosphoprotein 32 family member B-like isoform X3, whose protein sequence is MDMKRRIHLELRNQTPAAVQELVLDNCKSNDGKIEGLMAEFVNLEFFSLINVALGFPGFISVSNLPKLPKLKELEPSDNRIFGGLDMLAEKLPNLTHLNLSGNKLKDISTLEPSKKLECPKSLDLFNCEVTNLNDYQESVFKLLPQLTYLDGYDREDSETPDSDAEVDGVDDDEGEDEDQEEEEDGEEEECDDEEDEDEDVEGEDEDKVSGEEEECGHDGEADEDEDEDEEEEEEESGKGEKRKRETDDEGEDD, encoded by the exons ATGGACATGAAGAGGAGGATCCACCTGGAGCTGAGGAACCAGACCCCGGCAGCTGTTCAAGAACTTGTCCTGGACAATTGCAAATCaaatgatgggaaaattgagggcCTAATGGCTGAATTTGTGAACTTAGAGTTCTTCAGTTTAATAAATgtagctttgggcttccctg gcTTCATTTCAGTTTCAAATCTCCCCAAACTACCTAAATTGAAAGAGCTTGAGCCCAGTGACAACAGAATCTTTGGAGGTCTGGATATGTTAGCAGAAAAACTTCCAAATCTTACACATCTAAACTTAAGTGGAAATAAACTAAAAGATATCAGCACCCTGGAACCTTCGAAAAAGTTGGAATGTCCGAAGAGCCTGGATCTGTTTAACTGTGAGGTTACTAACCTGAATGACTACCAAGAGAGTGTCTTCAAGCTCCTGCCCCAGCTGACCTACCTGGATGGCTATGACCGAGAGGACAGTGAAACCCCTGACTCAGATGCCGAGGTGGATGGTGTGGAT GACGATGAAGGAGAAGATGaggaccaggaggaggaggaggatggtgaGGAAGAAGAGTGTGATGAtgaagaagatgaagatgaagatgtaGAAGGGGAGGATGAAGATAAAGTCAGTGGGGAGGAAGAAGAATGTGGACATGATGGAGAAgctgatgaagatgaagatgaggatgaggaggaagaagaggaagaaagcgGGAAaggtgagaagaggaagagagaaacagatgatgaaggagaagatgattaa
- the LOC132354117 gene encoding acidic leucine-rich nuclear phosphoprotein 32 family member B-like isoform X2, protein MDMKRRIHLELRNQTPAAVQELVLDNCKSNDGKIEGLMAEFVNLEFFSLINVALGFPGFISVSNLPKLPKLKELEPSDNRIFGGLDMLAEKLPNLTHLNLSGNKLKDISTLEPSKKLECPKSLDLFNCEVTNLNDYQESVFKLLPQLTYLDGYDREDSETPDSDAEVDGVDDEEEDDEGEDEDQEEEEDGEEEECDDEEDEDEDVEGEDEDKVSGEEEECGHDGEADEDEDEDEEEEEEESGKGEKRKRETDDEGEDD, encoded by the exons ATGGACATGAAGAGGAGGATCCACCTGGAGCTGAGGAACCAGACCCCGGCAGCTGTTCAAGAACTTGTCCTGGACAATTGCAAATCaaatgatgggaaaattgagggcCTAATGGCTGAATTTGTGAACTTAGAGTTCTTCAGTTTAATAAATgtagctttgggcttccctg gcTTCATTTCAGTTTCAAATCTCCCCAAACTACCTAAATTGAAAGAGCTTGAGCCCAGTGACAACAGAATCTTTGGAGGTCTGGATATGTTAGCAGAAAAACTTCCAAATCTTACACATCTAAACTTAAGTGGAAATAAACTAAAAGATATCAGCACCCTGGAACCTTCGAAAAAGTTGGAATGTCCGAAGAGCCTGGATCTGTTTAACTGTGAGGTTACTAACCTGAATGACTACCAAGAGAGTGTCTTCAAGCTCCTGCCCCAGCTGACCTACCTGGATGGCTATGACCGAGAGGACAGTGAAACCCCTGACTCAGATGCCGAGGTGGATGGTGTGGAT GATGAAGAAGAGGACGATGAAGGAGAAGATGaggaccaggaggaggaggaggatggtgaGGAAGAAGAGTGTGATGAtgaagaagatgaagatgaagatgtaGAAGGGGAGGATGAAGATAAAGTCAGTGGGGAGGAAGAAGAATGTGGACATGATGGAGAAgctgatgaagatgaagatgaggatgaggaggaagaagaggaagaaagcgGGAAaggtgagaagaggaagagagaaacagatgatgaaggagaagatgattaa